The Malus domestica chromosome 10, GDT2T_hap1 genome contains a region encoding:
- the LOC103445215 gene encoding ubiquitin domain-containing protein DSK2a produces MGGEGDSSEPKVGGEGEGGEQINIRCSNGSKFSVRASLDSTVGAFKEVLAQNCDTPADQQRLIYKGRILKDDQTLTSYGLQADHTVHMVRAFAAPASTPAPPAATASPTTAPGVTRGVGSEGLQSPDLGASLLFGQGLNPLGGGGGGQGLFGAGLPEFEQVQQQLTQNPNMMRDIMNMPAIQSLMNNPDLMRGLIMNNPQMRDIIDRNPELAHILNDPGILRQTLEAARNPELMREMMRNTDRAMSNIESSPEGFNMLRRMYENVQEPFLNATTGNAGNDLGSNPFSALLGNQGGAQARDGSNNPSTTGSETAAGSAAPNANPLPNPWGIAGGGNQPNTTRTNPVGDGRAASIAGLGGLGLPGMEQMLGGMTDANAMNQLLQNPAISQMMQSMLSNPQYMNQILSLNPQLREMVDLNPQLREMMQNPELLRQLMNPETMQQMLALQQSLFSPNRQQPTQDPTLTGGATGAPNNAGLEMLMNMFGGLGAGGLAAANPNVPPEELYENQLRQLREMGFFDTQENIRALQATSGNVHAAVERLLGNPGV; encoded by the exons ATGGGTGGCGAGGGCGATTCGAGCGAGCCTAAAGTCGGTGgcgaaggagaaggaggagagcAGATTAACATTCGATGCTCGAATGGCTCCAAGTTTTCGGTGAGGGCGAGCCTGGACTCGACTGTTGGGGCATTCAAGGAAGTTTTGGCTCAGAATTGCGATACTCCAGCTGATCAGCAGAGGTTAATTTACAAAGGTCGTATTTTGAAGGACGACCAGACCCTCACTAGTTATG GTCTGCAGGCTGATCATACTGTTCACATGGTCCGTGCCTTTGCTGCACCTGCGTCAACCCCCGCTCCCCCTGCTGCTACTGCTAGTCCTACCACTGCTCCAGGTGTTACACGCGGTGTTGGTAGTGAGGGGCTTCAGAGTCCTGACCTTGGGGCATCTTTGTTATTTGGGCAGGGTTTAAACCCACTTGGTGGCGGTGGTGGAGGACAGGGTTTATTTGGAGCTGGGCTTCCGGAATTTGAACAAGTGCAGCAACAACTGACTCAGAACCCGAACATGATGAGGGACATAATGAACATGCCTGCCATTCAGAGTTTGATGAATAACCCTGATTTGATGCGTGGCTTGATCATGAACAATCCGCAAATGCGTGATATCATAGACCGGAACCCAGAGCTTGCACATATACTTAATGATCCTGGCATTCTCCGGCAGACATTGGAAGCCGCAAGGAACCCTGAACTCATGCGTGAGATGATGCGAAACACTGACAGAGCAATGAGTAACATTGAATCTTCCCCTGAGGGATTCAACATGCTGAGGCGGATGTATGAAAACGTTCAGGAGCCATTTTTGAATGCTACAACCGGAAATGCTGGAAATGATTTGGGTTCAAATCCTTTTTCTGCTCTTTTGGGAAACCAGGGTGGGGCACAGGCCAGGGATGGGTCTAACAATCCTTCAACCACTGGTTCAGAAACAGCTGCTGGTTCTGCTGCTCCTAATGCAAATCCACTTCCTAACCCTTGGGGCATTGCTGGTG GAGGAAATCAGCCAAATACTACGAGGACAAATCCTGTTGGGGATGGAAGGGCCGCCAGTATTGCTGGCCTGGGAGGGCTTGGTCTCCCCGGAATGGAACAGATGCTTGGTGGCATGACAGATGCTAATGCAATGAATCAGCTTTTGCAGAATCCAGCCATATCAcagatgatgcaaagcatgctTTCCAATCCCCAGTACATGAATCAG aTTCTGAGCCTCAATCCACAACTACGCGAAATGGTTGATTTAAATCCTCAACTTAGGGAAATGATGCAAAATCCAGAGCTACTAAGGCAGTTAATGAACCCTGAAACAATGCAG CAAATGCTCGCGTTACAGCAGTCACTATTTTCTCCCAATCGACAACAACCAACTCA GGATCCAACTCTGACCGGTGGTGCTACAG GTGCCCCTAATAATGCCGGTTTGGAGATGCTGATGAACATGTTTGGAGGTCTTGGAGCCGGCGGCTTGGCCGCTGCAAACCCTAACG TACCACCGGAAGAACTGTATGAAAATCAGCTGAGGCAGCTACGAGAAATGGGTTTCTTCGATACCCAAGAGAATATCAGGGCATTGCAAGCCACTTCTGGGAATGTCCATGCTGCGGTAGAGCGACTTTTAGGGAATCCTGGGGTGTAA